A genomic region of Lasioglossum baleicum chromosome 16, iyLasBale1, whole genome shotgun sequence contains the following coding sequences:
- the Nup58 gene encoding nuclear pore complex protein Nup58 isoform X2, which produces MLPFNLGTPATTSNTNYGFGQKPATGFNLTSTPFGATTSASTLTFGPTTTPATTANLNFGFNSSPAVSNTQTQSTGLVLGANTSTTTSANSLFPTTTISAPLFSGLSFGAPATSSNLTFGVASNIPTTGNTTFSAPSSTTSLFGAPATSDSLLASKTVTSTTTTTNKGLGGLDVSASNKGLSQGNSNPTTCKENVWPPELIQTIEKFKEFVKEQKVLSSDIARGSARPLHRCAEDTALLMEILTTLAGSVQRDRSAADKLKQDTAKALQNAEIAQRTHDTPPGLQYENNAPLLFFMELADNFEHDLMLFRSQIESTEKHIQTMITPKTLTPQELTMAMSKLHESLVAVAGKLQGVHSKVQQHKEQYLNFRKYVLKDNTNVFEDIKIEGKASRSNFGKITSGPTPFGPGNKSFLSSTTLNSNRSGSYETRNLLGLAWI; this is translated from the exons ATGTTGCCGTTTAATCTCGGGACACCTGCAACGACAAGCAATACAAACTACGGATTTGGACAGaa gCCGGCAACGGGTTTTAACTTAACTAGCACACCTTTCGGTGCCACTACATCAGCATCAACATTAACTTTTGGACCTACTACAACACCAGCGACGACTGCTAATCTTAATTTTGGATTTAATAGTTCTCCTGCAGTGTCAAACACGCAAACGCAGTCTACCGGTTTAGTTTTAGGAGCTAATACAAGTACCACAACTTCTGCTAATAGTTTATTTCCAACAACAACTATTTCTGCACCATTGTTCAGTGGACTTAGTTTTGGGGCACCTGCAACAAGCAGTAATTTGACATTCGGTGTTGCATCGAATATACCCACTACAGGAAATACTACTTTTTCTGCTCCGTCTAGTACAA CTTCGCTTTTTGGTGCGCCTGCTACCAGTGATAGTTTATTGGCATCAAAAACAGTTACTAGTACTACGACTACTACAAACAAAGGTTTAGGAGGCTTAGATGTATCTGCGAGCAATAAAGGCCTCTCACAAGGGAACAGTAATCCAACAACTTGCAAGGAAAATGTTTGGCCACCAGAATTAATACAaacaatagaaaaatttaa GGAATTCGTAAAAGAACAGAAAGTATTGTCTTCCGACATAGCTAGAGGTTCTGCAAGACCATTGCATAGATGTGCAGAAGACACAGCATTACTGATGGAAATTTTAACTACATTAGCAGGTTCTGTCCAGCGAGATCGTTCCGCAGCTGATAAATTGAAACAGGATACAGCAAAGGCATTACAAAATGCTGAAATAGCACAAAGAACACACGATACCCCACCAGGATtacaatatgaaaataatgCACCATTGTTGTTTTTCATGGAATTGGCTGATAATTTCGAACACGATTTAATGCTCTTCAGATCTCAGATTGAATCAACAGAAAAACATATACAAACGATGATTACACCAAAAACTCTAACACCGCAAG AACTAACCATGGCTATGAGTAAACTCCACGAATCCTTGGTAGCTGTTGCTGGTAAATTACAGGGAGTGCATTCAAAAGTACAACAGCACAAAGaacaatatcttaattttagaaaatacGTTTTAAAAGACAATACAAACGTTTTCgaagatattaaaatagaggggaAAGCATCTCGAagtaattttggaaaaattacaAGTGGCCCAACTCCATTTGGACCAG
- the Nup58 gene encoding nuclear pore complex protein Nup58 isoform X3, which produces MLPFNLGTPATTSNTNYGFGQKPATGFNLTSTPFGATTSASTLTFGPTTTPATTANLNFGFNSSPAVSNTQTQSTGLVLGANTSTTTSANSLFPTTTISAPLFSGLSFGAPATSSNLTFGVASNIPTTGNTTFSAPSSTTSLFGAPATSDSLLASKTVTSTTTTTNKGLGGLDVSASNKGLSQGNSNPTTCKENVWPPELIQTIEKFKEFVKEQKVLSSDIARGSARPLHRCAEDTALLMEILTTLAGSVQRDRSAADKLKQDTAKALQNAEIAQRTHDTPPGLQYENNAPLLFFMELADNFEHDLMLFRSQIESTEKHIQTMITPKTLTPQELTMAMSKLHESLVAVAGKLQGVHSKVQQHKEQYLNFRKYVLKDNTNVFEDIKIEGKASRSNFGKITSGPTPFGPGNKSFLSSTTLNSNRSGSYETRNLLGKM; this is translated from the exons ATGTTGCCGTTTAATCTCGGGACACCTGCAACGACAAGCAATACAAACTACGGATTTGGACAGaa gCCGGCAACGGGTTTTAACTTAACTAGCACACCTTTCGGTGCCACTACATCAGCATCAACATTAACTTTTGGACCTACTACAACACCAGCGACGACTGCTAATCTTAATTTTGGATTTAATAGTTCTCCTGCAGTGTCAAACACGCAAACGCAGTCTACCGGTTTAGTTTTAGGAGCTAATACAAGTACCACAACTTCTGCTAATAGTTTATTTCCAACAACAACTATTTCTGCACCATTGTTCAGTGGACTTAGTTTTGGGGCACCTGCAACAAGCAGTAATTTGACATTCGGTGTTGCATCGAATATACCCACTACAGGAAATACTACTTTTTCTGCTCCGTCTAGTACAA CTTCGCTTTTTGGTGCGCCTGCTACCAGTGATAGTTTATTGGCATCAAAAACAGTTACTAGTACTACGACTACTACAAACAAAGGTTTAGGAGGCTTAGATGTATCTGCGAGCAATAAAGGCCTCTCACAAGGGAACAGTAATCCAACAACTTGCAAGGAAAATGTTTGGCCACCAGAATTAATACAaacaatagaaaaatttaa GGAATTCGTAAAAGAACAGAAAGTATTGTCTTCCGACATAGCTAGAGGTTCTGCAAGACCATTGCATAGATGTGCAGAAGACACAGCATTACTGATGGAAATTTTAACTACATTAGCAGGTTCTGTCCAGCGAGATCGTTCCGCAGCTGATAAATTGAAACAGGATACAGCAAAGGCATTACAAAATGCTGAAATAGCACAAAGAACACACGATACCCCACCAGGATtacaatatgaaaataatgCACCATTGTTGTTTTTCATGGAATTGGCTGATAATTTCGAACACGATTTAATGCTCTTCAGATCTCAGATTGAATCAACAGAAAAACATATACAAACGATGATTACACCAAAAACTCTAACACCGCAAG AACTAACCATGGCTATGAGTAAACTCCACGAATCCTTGGTAGCTGTTGCTGGTAAATTACAGGGAGTGCATTCAAAAGTACAACAGCACAAAGaacaatatcttaattttagaaaatacGTTTTAAAAGACAATACAAACGTTTTCgaagatattaaaatagaggggaAAGCATCTCGAagtaattttggaaaaattacaAGTGGCCCAACTCCATTTGGACCAG